GTCGCCGAGCGCCGCGTCGGAGCCCAGCACCGCCCAGTCCATCCGCCAGGGCCGGGCGATCACGGTCATGACCAGCGCGCCGACGATCATGCCGAACGCGATCACGCCCAGCGGGTCGGGGACGTCGTCCCCGTCGGTCCCCTGGTCGGCGAACACGAAGTAGAACGCCTGGCAGCAGGCGGCGGCGAGACCCAGCAGCACCCCGAGCGGGTCCAGGCTCAGCCCGGCCCAGATCTCCACGACGCACGCCAGCCCGACGACGGCCACCGCCGCCCCGGCGGCGGCCGCCCGGGTCACCGGCTTGCGCTGCACGAAGCGGATCCAGCCCAGCAGCAGGGCGGGCCCCAGGTACTCCAGCAGGAGTGCCACGCCGACGGGGATCCGGGACAGGGAGGCGAAGTAGAAGGCCTGCACACCGGCGACGGCGATCAGTCCGAAGCCGGCCAGCAGGAACGGTTTGCGGCGCACCAGGTCGCGATGGCGCCAGGCCAGGGGGGACAGCACGAGCGCCGCACC
This region of Streptomyces sp. NBC_00513 genomic DNA includes:
- a CDS encoding DMT family transporter; protein product: MQASGKNAGLGLALVSACAFGGSGVAAKPLIEAGLDPLHVVWLRVAGAALVLSPLAWRHRDLVRRKPFLLAGFGLIAVAGVQAFYFASLSRIPVGVALLLEYLGPALLLGWIRFVQRKPVTRAAAAGAAVAVVGLACVVEIWAGLSLDPLGVLLGLAAACCQAFYFVFADQGTDGDDVPDPLGVIAFGMIVGALVMTVIARPWRMDWAVLGSDAALGDTMVPAVVLLGWVVLIATVFAYLTGVVSVRRLSPQVAGVVACLEAVIATVLAWVLLGEHLSSWQIAGGALVLGGAFIAQSARPTPPGAADPAVLDRETAKA